The Paramisgurnus dabryanus chromosome 6, PD_genome_1.1, whole genome shotgun sequence genome has a window encoding:
- the slc4a2a gene encoding anion exchange protein 2a isoform X1 yields MSDSQDVGDVTSASGLTRHLPIAVQAPPQPCDDEDDEGDLNKTLGVHRFQHILSTAQRMPAEQHRTFNEEDFEYHRHTSLHIHHPLSKHLPSDGRRKKPARKRSTGRMRSLSTGAAPPIDEDEEDEEADEDSCSQQEKEGNVTTTPTPDSEQTEFIVPIDDPSSSVKKNGEVAPHLKLPIITPSALHTSISIPEDAAVTEGRTSVRILPNGRRVSAPCLFPMSSPDGNSKLGRSYDLQERRRTGNLTGITQAHYQHMPTDESEAKTLATVDLDGIKSHRFEDVPGVRRHLVTKSAKGQVVHIGKDHKELSSRVKCKLDRTPHERRSWPCYVDQRVHRARQLKVFVELNELLMDKNQEMQWRETARWIKFEEDVEEGTDRWGKPHVASLSFRSLLELRRTISHGAVLLDLEQKTLPGIAHQVVEQMIISDQIRAEDRANVLRALLLKHSHPSDGKELNLFHRNISTTSLASLISHHHSNNHIAGPEPPATDPLIGGLPVFNSRRSVDLDRNERDTPQFFSLHKTKSRLLEKIPENAEATVVLVGSVDFLDQPTMAFVRLQEAVLLESVLEVPVPVRFLFVLLGPPTANIDYHQIGRSISTLMSDKHFHEAAYLADERRDLLTAINSFLDCSIVLPPSEVGGDELLHSVARFQREMLHKRHELEAKLQAKEPKSPEDIALYPPFKPDDDPLRRTGRLFGGVIRDARRRYPKYISDFKDALNPQCMAAVIFIYFAALSPAVTFGGLLGEKTGGLIGVSELIIATAMQGMLFCLLGAQPLLVVGFSGPLLVFEESFYSFCRSSELEYLTGRVWIGFWLIVIVVLTVAFEGSFLVKFVTRFTQEIFSILISLIFIYETFFKLGKIFMDHPLQGCYGKEENDTALPNNTTESPVGTKTLNQPNTALLSLVLMSGTFFIAFYLRKFKNSAFFPGRLRRMIGDFGVPIAISIMVLMDHSIKDTYTQKLSVPDGFSVTSPEKRGWIINPLGSDGQFPIWMMAASILPAMLVYILIFMETQITTLIVSKKERMLVKGSGFHLDLLIIVAAGGISALFGLPWLTGATVRSVTHANSLTVMSKAVAPGDKPRIQEVKEQRITGFLVALFVGLSIVIGDLLRQIPIAVLFGIFLYMGVMSLNGMQLTERMMLLFMPTKYHPDHTYVRKVQTLRMHLFTCLQLVCLAVLWTVMSTAASLAFPFVLVLTVPFRRFLLARIFTPREIQYLDADETEPSFDEKEGQDEYSEMHMPV; encoded by the exons ATGAGTGACTCTCAGGACGTCGGTGATGTCACTTCTGCATCAGGCTTGACTAGACATCTG CCTATCGCCGTGCAAGCTCCCCCTCAACCAtgtgatgatgaagatgatgaaggGGACTTGAACAAGACTTTGGGAGTGCATCGCTTTCAGCATATCCTCAGCACTGCCCAGCGCATGCCCGCCGAACAACACCGCACCTTCAATGAGGAGGACTTTGAGT ACCACCGTCATACCTCACTACACATTCACCACCCTCTGTCCAAACACCTCCCCAGCGACGGCCGGAGGAAAAAGCCAGCGAGAAAACGGAGCACGGGACGGATGAGGAGTTTGTCCACCGGTGCGGCTCCCCCTATAGACGAGGATGAGGAAGATGAAGAGGCAGATGAAGATTCCTGCAGCCAACAGGAGAAAGAAGGCAATGTCACCACCACACCCACCCCAGATAGTGAGCAGACGGAG TTTATTGTACCTATTGATGATCCCAGCTCCAGTGTAAAGAAAAACGGTGAGGTGGCACCACATCTAAAGCTGCCAATCATAACCCCTTCAGCTCTTCACACCAGCATCAGCATCCCAGAAGATGCTGCAGTAACCGA AGGCAGGACTTCGGTACGTATTCTGCCCAATGGCAGGCGCGTGTCTGCCCCATGTCTGTTTCCAATGAGTTCACCAGATGGAAACTCCAAACTCGGGCGTAGCTATGACCTGCAGGAGCGCCGCCGCACGGGAAATCTGACGGGAATTACGCAAGCACACTACCAACACATGCCCACTGATGAGAGCGAGGCCAAGACACTTGCTACTGTCGACCTTGATGGAATCAAGA GTCACAGGTTTGAAGATGTCCCCGGTGTGCGGCGGCACCTTGTTACGAAGAGCGCTAAAGGTCAGGTGGTTCACATCGGCAAGGACCACAAAGAGCTCAGCAGTCGCGTCAAGTGTAAGCTGGATCGCACCCCACATGAG AGAAGATCATGGCCCTGTTACGTGGACCAAAGGGTTCATCGTGCCCGACAGCTGAAG GTGTTTGTCGAGCTGAATGAGCTTCTGATGGATAAGAACCAGGAGATGCAGTGGAGAGAAACAGCTCGTTGGATAAAGTTTGAGGAGGATGTCGAGGAGGGGACAGACCGCTGGGGAAAACCTCACGTTGCTTCACTCTCATTCCGCAGCCTGCTGGAGCTCCGCAGGACCATTTCACACG GCGCAGTGTTGTTGGATCTGGAGCAGAAGACTTTGCCTGGTATTGCTCATCAGGTTGTGGAGCAAATGATCATCTCAGACCAGATCAGAGCAGAAGACAGAGCCAATGTGCTCAGAGCACTGCTCCTCAAACACAG TCATCCAAGTGATGGTAAGGAGCTCAACTTGTTTCACCGGAACATCTCAACGACCAGCCTCGCCTCTCTGATATCTCATCATCATAGCAATAATCATATCGCTGGACCAGAGCCTCCTGCCACAGACCCGCTCATTGGAGGACTGCCTGTCTTTAATTCACGCAGAAGTGTTGATCTAGATAGGAATGAG AGAGACACACCGCAATTTTTTAGTCTGCACAAGACCAAATCGCGATTGCTTGAGAAGATCCCAGAGAATGCAGAAGCCACTGTGGTTCTTGTGG GTAGCGTTGATTTTTTGGATCAACCCACCATGGCTTTTGTGAGACTGCAGGAAGCAGTTCTGTTAGAGTCGGTTCTAGAAGTGCCAGTTCCAGTGCGGTTCCTTTTTGTGCTCCTCGGTCCACCCACTGCCAACATTGACTACCACCAAATTGGACGTTCCATATCCACGCTAATGTCTGATAAA CACTTCCACGAAGCGGCTTATTTGGCAGATGAACGCCGGGACCTGCTGACGGCCATCAACAGTTTCCTGGACTGCAGCATTGTGCTTCCTCCATCCGAGGTTGGCGGAGATGAGCTGTTACACTCTGTCGCTCGCTTTCAGAGAGAAATGCTGCACAAAAGACATGAACTAGAGGCCAAACTACAGGCCAAGGAACCCAAGAGCCCAGAGGACATAG CTCTTTATCCACCGTTTAAACCAGACGATGATCCTCTTCGGAGGACGGGTCGGCTGTTTGGTGGGGTGATCCGAGATGCACGGCGCCGCTACCCCAAATACATCAGTGATTTTAAAGATGCCCTAAATCCACAATGCATGGCTGCagttatatttatttacttcGCTGCCCTTTCTCCTGCCGTCACCTTTGGAGGACTGTTGG GTGAGAAGACAGGTGGCTTGATAGGTGTATCAGAGCTGATTATTGCCACTGCCATGCAGGGAATGTTGTTCTGCCTGCTTGGGGCTCAACCTCTTCTGGTGGTGGGCTTTTCTGGACCCCTTCTAGTGTTTGAAGAGTCTTTCTATtca TTCTGCAGGTCCAGCGAACTAGAGTATTTAACAGGCCGCGTGTGGATCGGATTCTGGTTGATCGTCATTGTGGTTCTCACGGTGGCCTTTGAAGGAAGCTTCCTGGTGAAATTTGTGACACGCTTCACCCAAGAGATCTTTTCCATCCTCATCTCTCTTATCTTTATATACGAGACCTTCTTTAAGCTGGGCAAA ATCTTCATGGATCATCCGCTCCAGGGCTGCTATGGTAAAGAAGAAAATGACACTGCTTTACCCAACAACACCACTGAATCTCCAGTTGGCACTAAAACTCTAAACCAACCGAACACAGCTCTACTTTCTCTGGTGCTCATGTCAGGGACCTTCTTCATTGCCTTCTATTTGCGGAAATTCAAAAACAGTGCTTTCTTCCCTGGAAGG CTCCGAAGGATGATTGGAGATTTCGGTGTTCCCATTGCAATTTCCATCATGGTTCTGATGGACCACAGCATAAAGGACACTTATACCCAG AAACTAAGTGTGCCTGATGGCTTCTCTGTGACCAGCCCAGAGAAACGTGGCTGGATTATAAACCCACTGGGCTCTGATGGTCAATTCCCCATCTGGATGATGGCTGCCAGCATCCTACCCGCCATGCTGGTCTACATCCTTATTTTCATGGAAACTCAGATCACCAC TCTTATTGTGAGTAAGAAGGAGAGGATGCTGGTCAAAGGTTCAGGATTTCATTTGGACCTGTTGATTATCGTGGCGGCGGGTGGGATTTCAGCATTGTTTGGACTCCCATGGCTGACCGGTGCTACTGTACGCTCTGTGACCCATGCAAACAGCCTTACAGTGATGAGCAAAGCAGTCGCACCTGGTGACAAACCACGCATACAGGAAGTGAAAGAGCAGAGGATAACAGGATTTCTGGTGGCTCTGTTTGTAG GCCTCTCCATTGTGATTGGAGACCTTTTGCGACAAATTCCTATTGCTGTGTTGTTCGGCATATTCCTCTATATGGGCGTGATGTCTTTAAATGGGATGCAGCTAACAGAACGTATGATGCTGCTATTTATGCCCACTAAATATCATCCCGACCACACCTATGTCCGCAAG GTGCAAACTTTGCGCATGCACCTGTTCACATGCTTACAGCTGGTGTGTCTTGCTGTGCTGTGGACCGTAATGTCGACCGCGGCATCATTAGCCTTCCCATTTGTCCTTGTCCTTACTGTGCCTTTCAGGAGATTCCTGCTGGCTCGGATATTTACTCCTCGTGAGATACAATAT CTTGATGCAGATGAGACAGAGCCGTCGTTTGATGAGAAGGAAGGCCAGGATGAATATTCAGAGATGCACATGCCAGTATGA
- the slc4a2a gene encoding anion exchange protein 2a isoform X2, with amino-acid sequence MSDSQDVGDVTSASGLTRHLPIAVQAPPQPCDDEDDEGDLNKTLGVHRFQHILSTAQRMPAEQHRTFNEEDFEYHRHTSLHIHHPLSKHLPSDGRRKKPARKRSTGRMRSLSTGAAPPIDEDEEDEEADEDSCSQQEKEGNVTTTPTPDSEQTEFIVPIDDPSSSVKKNGEVAPHLKLPIITPSALHTSISIPEDAAVTEGRTSVRILPNGRRVSAPCLFPMSSPDGNSKLGRSYDLQERRRTGNLTGITQAHYQHMPTDESEAKTLATVDLDGIKSHRFEDVPGVRRHLVTKSAKGQVVHIGKDHKELSSRVKCKLDRTPHEVFVELNELLMDKNQEMQWRETARWIKFEEDVEEGTDRWGKPHVASLSFRSLLELRRTISHGAVLLDLEQKTLPGIAHQVVEQMIISDQIRAEDRANVLRALLLKHSHPSDGKELNLFHRNISTTSLASLISHHHSNNHIAGPEPPATDPLIGGLPVFNSRRSVDLDRNERDTPQFFSLHKTKSRLLEKIPENAEATVVLVGSVDFLDQPTMAFVRLQEAVLLESVLEVPVPVRFLFVLLGPPTANIDYHQIGRSISTLMSDKHFHEAAYLADERRDLLTAINSFLDCSIVLPPSEVGGDELLHSVARFQREMLHKRHELEAKLQAKEPKSPEDIALYPPFKPDDDPLRRTGRLFGGVIRDARRRYPKYISDFKDALNPQCMAAVIFIYFAALSPAVTFGGLLGEKTGGLIGVSELIIATAMQGMLFCLLGAQPLLVVGFSGPLLVFEESFYSFCRSSELEYLTGRVWIGFWLIVIVVLTVAFEGSFLVKFVTRFTQEIFSILISLIFIYETFFKLGKIFMDHPLQGCYGKEENDTALPNNTTESPVGTKTLNQPNTALLSLVLMSGTFFIAFYLRKFKNSAFFPGRLRRMIGDFGVPIAISIMVLMDHSIKDTYTQKLSVPDGFSVTSPEKRGWIINPLGSDGQFPIWMMAASILPAMLVYILIFMETQITTLIVSKKERMLVKGSGFHLDLLIIVAAGGISALFGLPWLTGATVRSVTHANSLTVMSKAVAPGDKPRIQEVKEQRITGFLVALFVGLSIVIGDLLRQIPIAVLFGIFLYMGVMSLNGMQLTERMMLLFMPTKYHPDHTYVRKVQTLRMHLFTCLQLVCLAVLWTVMSTAASLAFPFVLVLTVPFRRFLLARIFTPREIQYLDADETEPSFDEKEGQDEYSEMHMPV; translated from the exons ATGAGTGACTCTCAGGACGTCGGTGATGTCACTTCTGCATCAGGCTTGACTAGACATCTG CCTATCGCCGTGCAAGCTCCCCCTCAACCAtgtgatgatgaagatgatgaaggGGACTTGAACAAGACTTTGGGAGTGCATCGCTTTCAGCATATCCTCAGCACTGCCCAGCGCATGCCCGCCGAACAACACCGCACCTTCAATGAGGAGGACTTTGAGT ACCACCGTCATACCTCACTACACATTCACCACCCTCTGTCCAAACACCTCCCCAGCGACGGCCGGAGGAAAAAGCCAGCGAGAAAACGGAGCACGGGACGGATGAGGAGTTTGTCCACCGGTGCGGCTCCCCCTATAGACGAGGATGAGGAAGATGAAGAGGCAGATGAAGATTCCTGCAGCCAACAGGAGAAAGAAGGCAATGTCACCACCACACCCACCCCAGATAGTGAGCAGACGGAG TTTATTGTACCTATTGATGATCCCAGCTCCAGTGTAAAGAAAAACGGTGAGGTGGCACCACATCTAAAGCTGCCAATCATAACCCCTTCAGCTCTTCACACCAGCATCAGCATCCCAGAAGATGCTGCAGTAACCGA AGGCAGGACTTCGGTACGTATTCTGCCCAATGGCAGGCGCGTGTCTGCCCCATGTCTGTTTCCAATGAGTTCACCAGATGGAAACTCCAAACTCGGGCGTAGCTATGACCTGCAGGAGCGCCGCCGCACGGGAAATCTGACGGGAATTACGCAAGCACACTACCAACACATGCCCACTGATGAGAGCGAGGCCAAGACACTTGCTACTGTCGACCTTGATGGAATCAAGA GTCACAGGTTTGAAGATGTCCCCGGTGTGCGGCGGCACCTTGTTACGAAGAGCGCTAAAGGTCAGGTGGTTCACATCGGCAAGGACCACAAAGAGCTCAGCAGTCGCGTCAAGTGTAAGCTGGATCGCACCCCACATGAG GTGTTTGTCGAGCTGAATGAGCTTCTGATGGATAAGAACCAGGAGATGCAGTGGAGAGAAACAGCTCGTTGGATAAAGTTTGAGGAGGATGTCGAGGAGGGGACAGACCGCTGGGGAAAACCTCACGTTGCTTCACTCTCATTCCGCAGCCTGCTGGAGCTCCGCAGGACCATTTCACACG GCGCAGTGTTGTTGGATCTGGAGCAGAAGACTTTGCCTGGTATTGCTCATCAGGTTGTGGAGCAAATGATCATCTCAGACCAGATCAGAGCAGAAGACAGAGCCAATGTGCTCAGAGCACTGCTCCTCAAACACAG TCATCCAAGTGATGGTAAGGAGCTCAACTTGTTTCACCGGAACATCTCAACGACCAGCCTCGCCTCTCTGATATCTCATCATCATAGCAATAATCATATCGCTGGACCAGAGCCTCCTGCCACAGACCCGCTCATTGGAGGACTGCCTGTCTTTAATTCACGCAGAAGTGTTGATCTAGATAGGAATGAG AGAGACACACCGCAATTTTTTAGTCTGCACAAGACCAAATCGCGATTGCTTGAGAAGATCCCAGAGAATGCAGAAGCCACTGTGGTTCTTGTGG GTAGCGTTGATTTTTTGGATCAACCCACCATGGCTTTTGTGAGACTGCAGGAAGCAGTTCTGTTAGAGTCGGTTCTAGAAGTGCCAGTTCCAGTGCGGTTCCTTTTTGTGCTCCTCGGTCCACCCACTGCCAACATTGACTACCACCAAATTGGACGTTCCATATCCACGCTAATGTCTGATAAA CACTTCCACGAAGCGGCTTATTTGGCAGATGAACGCCGGGACCTGCTGACGGCCATCAACAGTTTCCTGGACTGCAGCATTGTGCTTCCTCCATCCGAGGTTGGCGGAGATGAGCTGTTACACTCTGTCGCTCGCTTTCAGAGAGAAATGCTGCACAAAAGACATGAACTAGAGGCCAAACTACAGGCCAAGGAACCCAAGAGCCCAGAGGACATAG CTCTTTATCCACCGTTTAAACCAGACGATGATCCTCTTCGGAGGACGGGTCGGCTGTTTGGTGGGGTGATCCGAGATGCACGGCGCCGCTACCCCAAATACATCAGTGATTTTAAAGATGCCCTAAATCCACAATGCATGGCTGCagttatatttatttacttcGCTGCCCTTTCTCCTGCCGTCACCTTTGGAGGACTGTTGG GTGAGAAGACAGGTGGCTTGATAGGTGTATCAGAGCTGATTATTGCCACTGCCATGCAGGGAATGTTGTTCTGCCTGCTTGGGGCTCAACCTCTTCTGGTGGTGGGCTTTTCTGGACCCCTTCTAGTGTTTGAAGAGTCTTTCTATtca TTCTGCAGGTCCAGCGAACTAGAGTATTTAACAGGCCGCGTGTGGATCGGATTCTGGTTGATCGTCATTGTGGTTCTCACGGTGGCCTTTGAAGGAAGCTTCCTGGTGAAATTTGTGACACGCTTCACCCAAGAGATCTTTTCCATCCTCATCTCTCTTATCTTTATATACGAGACCTTCTTTAAGCTGGGCAAA ATCTTCATGGATCATCCGCTCCAGGGCTGCTATGGTAAAGAAGAAAATGACACTGCTTTACCCAACAACACCACTGAATCTCCAGTTGGCACTAAAACTCTAAACCAACCGAACACAGCTCTACTTTCTCTGGTGCTCATGTCAGGGACCTTCTTCATTGCCTTCTATTTGCGGAAATTCAAAAACAGTGCTTTCTTCCCTGGAAGG CTCCGAAGGATGATTGGAGATTTCGGTGTTCCCATTGCAATTTCCATCATGGTTCTGATGGACCACAGCATAAAGGACACTTATACCCAG AAACTAAGTGTGCCTGATGGCTTCTCTGTGACCAGCCCAGAGAAACGTGGCTGGATTATAAACCCACTGGGCTCTGATGGTCAATTCCCCATCTGGATGATGGCTGCCAGCATCCTACCCGCCATGCTGGTCTACATCCTTATTTTCATGGAAACTCAGATCACCAC TCTTATTGTGAGTAAGAAGGAGAGGATGCTGGTCAAAGGTTCAGGATTTCATTTGGACCTGTTGATTATCGTGGCGGCGGGTGGGATTTCAGCATTGTTTGGACTCCCATGGCTGACCGGTGCTACTGTACGCTCTGTGACCCATGCAAACAGCCTTACAGTGATGAGCAAAGCAGTCGCACCTGGTGACAAACCACGCATACAGGAAGTGAAAGAGCAGAGGATAACAGGATTTCTGGTGGCTCTGTTTGTAG GCCTCTCCATTGTGATTGGAGACCTTTTGCGACAAATTCCTATTGCTGTGTTGTTCGGCATATTCCTCTATATGGGCGTGATGTCTTTAAATGGGATGCAGCTAACAGAACGTATGATGCTGCTATTTATGCCCACTAAATATCATCCCGACCACACCTATGTCCGCAAG GTGCAAACTTTGCGCATGCACCTGTTCACATGCTTACAGCTGGTGTGTCTTGCTGTGCTGTGGACCGTAATGTCGACCGCGGCATCATTAGCCTTCCCATTTGTCCTTGTCCTTACTGTGCCTTTCAGGAGATTCCTGCTGGCTCGGATATTTACTCCTCGTGAGATACAATAT CTTGATGCAGATGAGACAGAGCCGTCGTTTGATGAGAAGGAAGGCCAGGATGAATATTCAGAGATGCACATGCCAGTATGA